A portion of the bacterium genome contains these proteins:
- the queF gene encoding preQ(1) synthase has protein sequence MHKRDIKELTLLGHSTTRYPDSPDKARLEAFPNAYVNRDYVVGFDCPEFTSRCPITDQPDFGHIKIEYVPNKLCLESKALKLYLYSFRNHNTFHEEVVNRILDDIVKAIKPRRIKVTGTFNPRGGIAIRAEAEWASKKR, from the coding sequence ATGCACAAACGTGACATCAAAGAACTGACCCTGCTGGGCCATAGCACCACCCGGTATCCGGACAGTCCCGATAAAGCGAGGCTCGAAGCGTTTCCCAATGCTTACGTCAACCGTGACTATGTGGTGGGCTTCGATTGCCCTGAATTTACCAGTCGCTGTCCTATCACCGATCAGCCGGATTTTGGCCATATCAAAATCGAATACGTCCCGAATAAGCTCTGCCTGGAAAGTAAAGCACTCAAGCTTTACCTGTACTCGTTCCGCAACCACAACACCTTCCACGAGGAAGTGGTGAACCGGATCCTGGATGATATCGTCAAGGCCATCAAGCCACGCCGCATCAAAGTGACCGGTACTTTCAATCCGCGGGGTGGAATTGCCATTCGCGCCGAAGCCGAGTGGGCCAGCAAAAAACGGTAG
- a CDS encoding adenylate/guanylate cyclase domain-containing protein, whose amino-acid sequence MPAEGKESASTLRLRLLQALGIGLLATICTLALSQFYPRMMNRGESLTWDLRATWFAKPGTDTDKIRLIFLDQYSLDWGSKQGWSWPWPRQVYGAILNFCSRAHVKAVAFDVIYSEPSSLGVDDDAEFGKAIAATPGFVGAIFVGKETGGSTNWMHSIPTPQFKITTENPASLNTFQLPHASFPIPEVGSNATLLATVFGNPDRDGLYRRIRPFSMFDGRIVPSLGLGVWLASTTNQTMHMELPWFTVGDHRIPLDRNGCAILRYRGRSQTHKTVNAAAIIESEMLLREGKAPLINPESFRNTYVFFGFTAPGLFDLKASPVDSVFPGVEIHATFLDNLLSSEIMRETPRIWRMLLILLLACAASLSVRFGRHTWQTLVAFVVFFTIPILTGGFAYTQGLWLPILAPLVATTLALIGALALNYATEGKQKRFIKGAFKQYLSPLVIEELVQHPERLKLGGELRELSIFFSDIRGFTSISEHLNPQELTALLNNYLTAMTDIIYSHGGTVDKYEGDAIIAFWNAPLAQKDHAQLAVHTALECQSKLTELNPGYKEQIGAELYQRIGLNSGPVVVGNMGSRQRFNYTFLGDAGNLAARLEGINKQFGTSLLISSHTRKQLDDRIAVREIARVQVVGRKEPVCVYEPMLPDYAAEHHEVLDRFALGLARYYAGSLTEALTHFASIESQDAPAAAYVRRCKTLLATPPPEWSGVWVMTEK is encoded by the coding sequence GTGCCGGCGGAGGGCAAGGAATCAGCCAGTACGCTGCGTTTGCGCCTCCTGCAGGCACTGGGTATTGGTTTGCTTGCTACCATTTGCACCTTGGCTCTTTCCCAGTTTTATCCCCGCATGATGAACCGGGGCGAGTCCCTTACTTGGGATCTAAGGGCGACCTGGTTTGCCAAGCCAGGAACCGACACTGATAAAATCCGGCTTATTTTCCTGGATCAATACAGTCTGGACTGGGGCTCCAAACAGGGATGGTCATGGCCTTGGCCCCGGCAAGTTTATGGAGCCATTCTTAACTTCTGTTCCCGGGCACATGTCAAGGCCGTCGCCTTCGATGTCATCTATAGCGAGCCCTCCAGTCTGGGGGTTGATGATGACGCCGAATTCGGGAAAGCCATCGCCGCCACTCCGGGTTTCGTGGGAGCCATTTTTGTAGGGAAGGAAACCGGGGGCAGCACCAACTGGATGCACAGCATCCCGACTCCGCAATTTAAAATAACCACGGAAAATCCAGCGTCCCTCAATACATTCCAATTACCCCATGCGTCATTCCCCATTCCTGAGGTTGGCTCCAACGCTACGCTGCTTGCCACGGTTTTCGGAAATCCGGATCGTGATGGCCTCTATCGCCGCATCCGTCCGTTCAGCATGTTTGACGGCCGGATTGTTCCGTCGCTGGGACTGGGAGTCTGGCTGGCGTCAACCACCAACCAAACCATGCATATGGAACTCCCCTGGTTTACCGTTGGCGACCATCGTATTCCGCTCGATCGGAATGGATGCGCCATTCTTCGCTACCGTGGACGTTCGCAAACGCACAAAACGGTAAACGCTGCCGCCATCATTGAGTCCGAGATGTTGCTCCGTGAAGGGAAAGCCCCCTTGATCAATCCGGAATCATTCCGGAATACCTATGTTTTTTTTGGATTTACAGCTCCCGGCCTGTTTGATCTCAAGGCTTCCCCGGTAGATTCCGTATTTCCCGGGGTCGAAATCCATGCCACCTTCCTGGATAACCTGCTTTCCTCGGAGATTATGCGTGAAACACCAAGAATCTGGCGAATGTTGCTGATTCTGCTACTGGCCTGCGCCGCCTCCTTGTCGGTCCGGTTCGGACGCCATACCTGGCAAACTCTTGTGGCCTTTGTGGTATTCTTTACCATCCCCATCCTGACTGGAGGATTCGCCTATACACAAGGACTCTGGCTCCCTATTCTTGCACCGCTCGTCGCCACCACCCTCGCCCTGATCGGCGCCCTCGCCCTGAACTATGCCACCGAGGGTAAGCAGAAGCGGTTCATCAAAGGGGCCTTCAAACAGTATCTCAGCCCGCTCGTCATCGAGGAACTGGTTCAGCACCCGGAACGGCTCAAACTCGGCGGCGAACTGCGCGAGCTCTCCATTTTCTTCTCCGACATCAGGGGGTTCACCAGCATCTCGGAGCACTTGAATCCTCAGGAGTTGACCGCCCTGCTCAACAACTACCTGACCGCGATGACCGATATCATCTACAGCCATGGCGGCACGGTGGATAAATATGAGGGCGATGCCATTATCGCCTTCTGGAATGCCCCGCTTGCCCAGAAGGATCATGCGCAACTGGCCGTCCACACGGCGTTGGAGTGTCAGTCCAAACTGACCGAACTGAACCCCGGCTACAAGGAACAGATCGGGGCGGAACTGTATCAACGCATCGGCCTCAACAGCGGCCCGGTGGTGGTCGGCAATATGGGCTCGCGCCAGCGCTTCAACTATACCTTTCTGGGGGATGCCGGCAATCTGGCGGCGCGCCTGGAGGGGATTAACAAACAGTTCGGGACCTCGCTGCTGATTTCCAGCCATACCCGCAAGCAGCTCGATGACCGCATCGCGGTGCGTGAAATCGCCCGGGTTCAGGTCGTGGGCCGCAAGGAGCCCGTATGCGTCTATGAACCCATGCTCCCGGACTATGCGGCGGAACACCATGAAGTGCTGGACCGCTTTGCCCTGGGACTTGCCCGGTATTACGCGGGTTCGTTGACAGAAGCCCTGACGCATTTCGCTTCAATTGAATCACAGGACGCTCCGGCGGCAGCCTATGTGCGCCGATGCAAGACCCTCCTGGCCACCCCTCCCCCCGAATGGAGCGGCGTCTGGGTCATGACGGAAAAATAG